CGTAATTTCAACTTGCAGGTTTCCAACGCAAAGCTCAACGGCTTAGAGGTCCGCCGCCTCGCAGGGCTCGTGCAAGCCGATTTCGTCATCTCCCGGCTCTTGCGAAAGGACAAGGTCATCATCCCGCATGCCGACACCACCCTGCAGTTAGGCGACATCTTGCACGTGGTGTGCACCCCGGACAATGCGGAGAAACTCTCCCTGGTTGTCGGCGACCTTACCGCCGTCGATGTGCGGTCGGTCCCTAGCGGCCTGACCGTGCGCAACATCCTGATCACGCAGAACAGCGCCGTCGGCAAAACTATCGGGGAGCTTGACCTGCTCAACCGCTATGGCGTCGCCATCACGCGAATCAACCGCGCCGGCACTGAACTGTTGGCCAAGGCCGGCCTCGAGCTGCAATTCGGCGACCGCGTGACTGTTGTGGGCGAGGAAAATGCCCTCAAAAAGGTCGCCGTCGAGCTCGGTGACTCGCTCAAACAGCTCAATCATCCCAACGTGCTGCCGGTCTTCGTCGGAATCATTCTCGGCGTTTTGCTGGGTAGCATCCCCCTGCCGATTCCCGGCGTCCCTGCTCCTGTCAAACTCGGACTTGCCGGCGGGCCTCTGTTGGTCTCGATCCTGCTCAGCCGCTTCGCACGTGTGGGCCCGATCGTCTGGTATTTGCCGCTCAGCGCCAACCTCGCACTCCGCGAAATCGGGATCACGCTTTTCCTTGCGTGCGTCGGGTTGAAGTCCGGCGGACGCTTTGTCGAAACACTGATCGCCGGAGACGGCCTGATGTGGATGGGGCTCGGCGCTCTTATCACGGTCATTCCGATCGTGACGGTCGGGATCATCGCGCGAGCGGTTTACCATCTAAATTACCTCTCGATCTGCGGGTTGCTCGCCGGCAGCATGACCGACCCGCCGGCGCTCGGCTTCGCGAACCAGATGGCATCGTCCGATGCGCCCGCCATCACCTATTCCAGCGTTTACGCGCTGACGATGTTCCTCCGCATCCTCACGGCGCAGGCACTCGTGCTACTGCTTCTCTAGTGCGTCGCAGACGAGGGGTGGGGCCAACCGTCAGAGCCGGATCCCCTACTCCACGGCAAGCGGGTTCTTCCACAGAATGTCATTGGTCGTGCTGCGCAAGATCACGAGGACGACCTGCCCCGGCTGGATCACATGGTCCTCTGCGCTGCCGGATCCTCCCGTCTGATACCACCACCGACCACCTTCCCGCGCATTTCGCCAGATTCGAACCGCCGGGCTGCGGTCCATCACGTCGCGGCTCGCAAAAATTCGAATTTCATCCGCAATCATAATTCCGTTCGCCGCGGACAAGGATTCCAGACCCAGTTCGCGCAACGGAACGACCCGAGGCGCTGAGAAGGTCACCACGTTAACCACATTCGAGGCGGAAAGTCGGTCTTTCGCCAGGTGAAGTTCCAAGCGCTGTGGCGCTCCGGTTTGCGCCTGGGCGGTGATTCCGAGCGCGATCGCAAAGAGAAGTGCGATCCCCATTGTCTTTCGAGCGGAGTGGTACATATTCATGCGGGAATTTTACACCTGTGCGCCTCGCCGTTCTATCCGACATTCATGGCAACTTTATCGCGCTTCGGGCGGTCCTTGACGCCATCGATCGGGACAATCCGGATCGCGTGATCATCGCTGGAGATGTGATCAACCGGGGCCCCCGTTCTCGGGAGTGCCTCGCCTGCGTGCTCGACCGCATCGAACGGGACTGCTGGCTATGCATCAAGGGCAACCATGAAGACTACGTGTTGATGGCCGCTGCACAGGACCCCGCAATGATGCAGCCCTGGCAACGCGCCGCGCTTGCGCACACCTTCTGGACGGCGGATCGCGTGCGCGATCTCCTGCCCACCGTGGCCGCCTTGCCGGATCAAATCTCGCTCTGGGGACCTGACGGCTCGGAGGTCCGTTTTGTCCACGCATCCATGCGGGGGAACCGCGAGGGGTTGTATCACCACATGGACGAGGCGGCGCTGATCGAGCGAACTTCGCCGCCCGCCGACGTGCTCGTCGCCGGACATACGCATATCCCCTTCAGCCGCCGCGTTGATGGCCGGCTCATCGTCAACGCCGGCGCGGCCGGCCTCCCGTTCGATGGAGATTTTCGGCCCTCCTACGCCATTCTCGAATGGACGCCCCGGGGATGGACGACCCACATCCGCCGAATCACCTATGACCGGGCCGCCGCTGAACGAGACATGGTGGATTCCGGTTTCCTGGACGGCGGCGGCCCCATGGCCAGGCTCATCCTCGAAGAATTGCGCTCCGCTCGGCCGCTGCTGGCACGCTGGCAGAGAGACTTCGAGCCGCGGGTCTGCGCGGGGTTAATGACCGTCGAGGACTCCGTCGATGCGCTTCTCGACTCGATCGGTGCGCGCTGAAGCCGCCCGCGAAACGGCCCGCTCTCCCGTCCCTGATCGATCCGATCGGCCTCCATTTTTTCCATGCTCTGGAAATTCCATAGCATGGAAGCCGGTTCGCGGCATTTTTACAGACGATGGAAATTTTCGCGAGCGGCGAACCGAAGCGCCTCGACTTCGTGCGGCGTGAGCTCGCGGCATCTGCCCGCCGGCAGGTCGCCGAGCTGCACCGGACCGATCGCGGTCCGGAGCAGGCGGATCACGCGAACCCCGCAAGCGGCGAATAGCCTGCGAACCTCCCGCTTCCGGCCCTCCGCGAGGACCACTTCGTAGACCGCGGAGGCGACCTCACGGATGGATCGGGCGCGCAGCCATTCGCCGCCGTCGCGAATGCCGCGCACGATCCGCCGGGCCCCATTCGCCTCGAGCGGAGTGTCGCACCAAACCATGTACGTTTTTACGACGCCGTAGCGCGGGTGCGTGAGGCGGAGCGCAAAGTCACCGTCGTTCGTCAACAACAGCAAGCCCTCGCTGTCGCGGTCGAGCCGGCCGACATGGTAGAGGCGGCTGCTCCCCGCGGGCAACAGGTCCGACAGCGTGCGCCGCCCGCGGTCATCGGACATGGCGGACAA
This genomic interval from Kiritimatiellia bacterium contains the following:
- a CDS encoding rRNA pseudouridine synthase, translated to MSNTDAPAGKIGPIRLHKYMALCGVASRRACEALIAAGRVRVDGAVVAGPVAVDPARQRVEVDGCPIRPQPFRYLLFHKPRGVLSAMSDDRGRRTLSDLLPAGSSRLYHVGRLDRDSEGLLLLTNDGDFALRLTHPRYGVVKTYMVWCDTPLEANGARRIVRGIRDGGEWLRARSIREVASAVYEVVLAEGRKREVRRLFAACGVRVIRLLRTAIGPVQLGDLPAGRCRELTPHEVEALRFAARENFHRL
- a CDS encoding metallophosphatase family protein codes for the protein MRLAVLSDIHGNFIALRAVLDAIDRDNPDRVIIAGDVINRGPRSRECLACVLDRIERDCWLCIKGNHEDYVLMAAAQDPAMMQPWQRAALAHTFWTADRVRDLLPTVAALPDQISLWGPDGSEVRFVHASMRGNREGLYHHMDEAALIERTSPPADVLVAGHTHIPFSRRVDGRLIVNAGAAGLPFDGDFRPSYAILEWTPRGWTTHIRRITYDRAAAERDMVDSGFLDGGGPMARLILEELRSARPLLARWQRDFEPRVCAGLMTVEDSVDALLDSIGAR
- a CDS encoding putative transporter, which produces MDWLIQLITGHSAAHAVLIFSAVIALGVGLGHIRIFGVSLGIAGVLFAGLFFGHFHLTVEDEILEFIREFGLILFVYTIGMQVGPGFFASFRRQGLRLNLLAAGVVFGGVLTAIAIYHLTGLPVPVLVGLLSGAVTNTPGLGAAQQVLRDRLPDSPDLALPGMAYAVAYPFGILGIILTMLLIRKIFGIRIEEEAARFDQEQGQKGQSPRNFNLQVSNAKLNGLEVRRLAGLVQADFVISRLLRKDKVIIPHADTTLQLGDILHVVCTPDNAEKLSLVVGDLTAVDVRSVPSGLTVRNILITQNSAVGKTIGELDLLNRYGVAITRINRAGTELLAKAGLELQFGDRVTVVGEENALKKVAVELGDSLKQLNHPNVLPVFVGIILGVLLGSIPLPIPGVPAPVKLGLAGGPLLVSILLSRFARVGPIVWYLPLSANLALREIGITLFLACVGLKSGGRFVETLIAGDGLMWMGLGALITVIPIVTVGIIARAVYHLNYLSICGLLAGSMTDPPALGFANQMASSDAPAITYSSVYALTMFLRILTAQALVLLLL